The window TCGGCGAGCGTCATTGCCTCCACCTGGTCGTGCGTCACGTAGATCATTGTCGTGCCGTGCATACTACGATGCAGCTTGGCGATCTCAAGCCTCGTCGCCACACGCAACGCCGCATCGAGATTGGAAAGCGGCTCGTCGAAGAGGAAGACCTTGGGGTCGCGCACGATGGCACGGCCGATCGCCACGCGCTGCCGCTGCCCGCCGGAGAGCTGGCGGGGCAGACGCTTGAGATAGGGGGTAAGCTGCAGCATTTCGGCCGCCGCCTCGACCCTGTTTCTGCATTGTACCTTGTCCTTGCCGGCGAGCTGCATGCCGAAGGCCATGTTGTCGAAAACTGTCATGTGCGGATAAAGCGCATAAGACTGAAACACCATGGCGATACCGCGGCGGGACGGGGCGAGCCGATTGACGATCTCACCGTCGAAGGCCAGCGTTCCGGAGGTGATTTCCTCCAGGCCCGAAATCAAGCGGAGCAGCGTGGACTTGCCGCAGCCCGACGGTCCGACGAAGACCATGAATTCGCCCGCGCGGATGTCCATGCTGACACCCTTGATGACTTCGAAGGAGCCGAAGGACTTGCGAACGTCCCGCAATTGAAGCTCTGCCATTATTCTCTCCTAAATCAAGCGGGATGCGAACCGAGAACTGCCTGCACTTTTCCTCATCCGCCCTATCCTTTGACGCCACCGGCGGTGAGACCGGAAATGATGCGCCGCTGAAAGATCAGGACGAGGACCACGAGCGGCACCGTGACAATCACCGACGCCGCCATAATGTTGCCCCAGGGGACTTCGAACTGGCTGCCGCCCGAGAGCAGCGCGATCGCGACCGGCACCGTGCGCTGCATGTCCGACGACGTGAATGTCAGTGCGAACAGGAATTCGTTCCAGGAAGCGATAAAGGCGAGCAGCCCGGTCGTCACCAGCGCCGGCCACATCAGCGGCACGAACACGCGGGTGATGATCACCCAGGGCGAAGCGCCGTCGACGATCGCCGCCTCCTCGATTTCGACCGGCAGATCGCGCATGAAGGTGGTGAGGACCCACACCGTGAACGGCAGCATGAAGATCATGTAGGAAAAGATCAGCGCCAGCGGCGTGTTGAAAATGCCGATCCAGCGCACGAGTTCGAACAGGCCGGCAAGCACGGCGATCTGCGGAAACATCGACACCGACAGGATGGCGAGGAGAATCAGCCCGCGCCCCCGGAAACGGACACGCGCCAGCGCGAAGGCGGCGGTGACCGCCAAAAGCAGCGACACGGCGACGACCAGGGTCGCAACGAGCAGCGAATTGCCGAGATTCCTCAGGAAGCTGCCATGCGTCAGGATCTCTTGGTAGTTGGCAAGCGAGGGCGTCGACGGCCAATAGTCGACGCGGAACAGCGCCGTACCGGATTTGAAGCTCGTCAGGATCGCGTAGTAGAACGGGAACACCGCGACAACGACGATGACGGCGACGAGCGCATAGAACGCGGTTCGTTTGACGACTGTCATGAGCATCAGCGTTCCCCTTCCAGATTGACGCGCCCGAACCACATGTAGAGCACGGTGATCGCCGCGATGATGAGGAACAGCATGGTCGAGGCGGCGGCGCCGTAGGCAAACTTGTCGAAATCGAAAAGGTTCTCGCGGGCGAGCACCGACATCGTCTTCGTTTGCGTATTGTTCGGCGTCAGCACGTAGATCAGGTCGAAGATGCGCAGCGCGTCCAGCATGCGGAAAATGACCGCGACCATCAGCGCCGGCCGTATAAGCGGCAGGGTGATGCGCCAGAAAACCTTGACCGGATGGACGCCGTCGATCTTCGTGGCCTCATAGATCTCACCCGGCACCATCTGCAGGCCGGCGAGAATCAGGAGCGCCATGAACGGCGTCGTCTTCCAGACGTCGACGATCAGCACCGCGATCATCGCGGTATCGGGGCTCGCGGTCCAGGCGATCTTCTGGCTGATCAGGCCGAGGCCGATGAGGATGTCGTTCAGGATGCCGAACTGGTCGTTGAGCATCCACGCCCACATTTTCGCGGAGACGATGGTCGGGATCGCCCAGGGAATGAGGATCGCGGCACGCACGAGGCCGCGCCCGGGAAACTGTGCATTGAGTACGAGCGCCACGATCAGGCCCAGCACCGTCTCGATGCTGACCGAGATCACCGTGAACCTGAGCGTATTCCACACCGCGTTCCACCAGGCGGGGTCGGCGAGCAGGCCCCTGAAGATCGTGCGTCCGCTCTTCAGGGTGACCCAGGAGAGATAGTTCTGAAGGCCGACGAACTCGGCAGCGGAGAGATTGGTCAGCGAGGCGTTGGTAAAGCTGAAATAGATGGTGCGGACGAGCGGCCAGCCGGCGACCATCGCCAGCACCAGGAAAGTCGGCGCCAGGAAAATCCAGGCCGAACGGAGACGCTGCGCCTGGAGATCGGAGCCTATCCTTTTGCCTGCAATTGCGGACGGCGACCCCGAGAGAGAAAGTTCGGTCATGACACGAGCTCACTGGTTGGCGTCCAGCTCTTGGGCGGAACGTTCGACCTGCTGCATGGTTCCCTGGATCAAAGTGGGACCGGAGAACCGCTCCGTATTCAAAGGCTTGAAATACTCTTCGGGGTCCCGAAGAGCCTGCGATGCTGCTTGCGACGGCAGCCGACGAGCGGCTGCCGTACTCGTTTGTGCATGTCGTTACCCCAAAGCCGCTGCATGCTTTCGGGCCACATGCATCGGGATCGTGGGATTTACCAACCGTCTCCCTGGAGTTCAGTCAGGTCGACTTCCAGCAGCTCGAGGTTTTCGGCGGCCGTGCCGTTGCCCGAGAGCGTGTTGTGCACGGCGCTCCAGAACTTGGAGGAAACCTCGTTGTACTTCACTTTCGCGACGGCCGAGGGGCGCGGCACGGCATCCTGGAAGATCGGTTTCCAGTTCGGCATGAAGGGCTGCGCGGCCGCGACCTCCTTGTCATCATAGAGGGCGGCGATCGTCGGCAGGTTCGACAGCTGGATGGCGCGCGCCTTCTGGACTTCCGGCGAACCCAGGAACTTGACGAAGGCGATCGACGCTTCCTGTTCGTCCGAATATTTCGAGACCGCGAGGTTCCATCCGCCGAGCGTCGACGAGGGTTGATCGCCGTCTGTCGCCGTCGGCAGCGGCTTCACGTCGAACTTGCCCTTGACCGCGCTGTCGTCGCCGTTTCCGAGCGCATAGGCGTAGGGCCAGTTGCGCATGAACACGGCATTGCCGGTCTGCCAGACGCCGCGCGACTCCTCCTCCTGATAGGCGAGCACGCCACTTGGAGAGATCGTGCCGATCCAACCCTTGACCCGTTCGAGGGCCGCGGCTGCCTTTTCGTTGTTGACGGAGATCGTGCCGTCGGCTTCGACGATCTGGCCGCCGCCGGAGGACTTGATCCATTCGAGCGCGTTGCAGGTCAGGCCCTCATAGGCGTTGCCCTGGAAGACAAAGCCCCAGATGTCGGGATTTCCGGCCGCGCGCTCCTTGTCCTGGATTTCCTTCGCCGTGGCGGCGAGTTCGTCCCAGGTCTCGGGCGGCTTCTTGCCGTATTTGTCGAGCAGGTCCTTGCGATAGTAAAGCGCCGGCGCGTCGGTGTAGAACGGCAGCGCGACCAGCTTGCCGTTGACGGTCTGCGATTGGATGATCGAGGGGAAGTGGGCGCCTGCCACGTCCTTCGTGACCTCGGTCAGATCGACGAATTGATCGGCAAGCTGCGGCGCCCAGATGACGTCGGTCTGATAGACGTCGACATCCTTGTTTCCGGCCGCGAGCCAGAGGCGGTACTGGCTGAACTGCTCGCTGCTCGAGGGTGGCATCGTCACCAGGTTGACCTTGTGACCAGTGTCCTTTTCGAACTTAGCGATCTGCTCGCGCAAAAAGCTCAAGTTCTTGCCGGTCGAATTGGCCGCCATCGATATCTCGGCGGCAGCGGCAAGATCGGCAGCACCCGCGATAGTGGCGCAAAAAATCAGCGTCCTTACGATAGGCTTCATGTTCTTCTAGCTCCTCCAAGCTCCCCCGGTTTCGTAACATCCCCTTAATTCGAAAACGGTTTGGCTGGCGAGAAAGCTGGCAGAAGGCCAAACTTCTGTCAAGACGTGCTCCCGGCCGACGTTGCAACGAAAACGAGCATGACCTACTATATTGTTTTTTCAAGATAAACTCCCAAATAAGGCCTGTGGATCGTCGCGGCAGCAGGAGTCCGTAGAGGATACCGATCGGGCGTGAAATTGGGGGAATTTAAAACGATTTGGTTGGCCGCGAGCCCCACGCCGTCTCGTTGGTCCGCGACCCTTTTCCCTCACGAACGGATTGTTACCGCCGGCGAACAGCGTATAGTCCAGCGCAAATGCAACGGCGCCGCGTGCCTGATCAGACGCGCAAGGTCGCCACGGCAGGTTGAATGGCTGCATGACTTTCGGATCGGCTCCGGTTTGAGAACCATGCAGTGGGGCGTGCAGGGAATACGATCGGTCACATGAAGCTCAAGGAGTTCGCCAAGCAGTTGGGGCTGTCCCCGACGACGGTCAGCCGCGCTTTGAGCGGCTATCCCGAGGTCAGCGAGAAGACCCGCAAACGGGTCGCGGAAGAAGCGGTGCGTCTCGGCTACCGACCGAACGTCAATGCTGTTCGCCTGGTCACCGGCCGTGCCGGCGCGATCGGCGTGGTGATGGGTCGCAGCGGCGAATTTCAGTTCTCGGAATACATGAGCGGGATGGCCGAGCGGCTGGATAGCGAAGACATCGACATCCTGGTCAGCCCCATCGCGGAGCAGGGCGGCAAGGACGAAAGCCAGCTCTATAGCCGGCTAGCGACCAGCGGTCGCGTCGATGCCGTGATCATCCATTCGCCGAAGCCCGACGACGAGCGCATCGCGCTTCTGCACAGGCTGGGAATGCCGTTCCTCGTTCACGGCCGCTCCGAGACCGCCGTTCCGCACGCCTGGCTCGACATCGACAACGAGGGCGCCATCCGGCGCGCAACCTCGCATCTCATCGATCTAGGCCACCGCCGCATCGCGATGATCAACGGCCGCGCCGGCCTGACCTTTTCGCTCCACCGCGACAAGGGCTATCGCAAAGCCCTCGAGCAACGCGGCATCCAGTTCGATCCGCGCCTCGTCGCCCATGGCCACTTCACCGACGAACTGGGCTTCCGCTTCGCCCGCTCCTTCCTCGAGCAATCGCCGCGCCCGACGGCATTCGTTGCGGGTTCGATGATGACGGCGCTCGGCGTCTACCGCGCCGTGCGCTCCTTTGGCCTCGTGGTCGGCCGGGACATTTCCGTCATCGCCCATGACGACGTCTTCCCCTATCTTACCGCCGACAACATGGCCCCCTCGCTTTCGACCACCCGCTCGTCGCTGCGCGCCGCCGGGGCGCGTTCGGCCGACCTCGTCCTGCAGCTCCTGTCGGGCAGGCCCGCGGCCGAGATTCACGAACTCTGGCCGGTCGAGCTCATCCTGCGCGAGTCGACCGGTCCGGTGCCTGAGGCGCAGGCGTAAACGAAGCTTCGCGCGCGCCTGTCATAGCTGCGATGCGACGAAGGCCCTCGGTCCTGCGGAAGGCCCTATCCGTCAGCACTCGGTTGTGCTATTTATTGGTGTGTATCGCATTGCAGCAATAGTACATGATTAATATTCTTGTTGAAGAGGATATGGTTATGATGAACATTGCCAATGAATACGATCAAACATCGGGGCCTGCCAACCCATCCGTCGTCAAGGATCTCCCCCCGGTAGATATTCAGGGACTTACCACATTCAATTCTGAGACCGGAATTACTCGCGCTGCCGGATTTGTTGTGATCCGAGCACGATGGAACTTCCGTCAGCTGATAAACTTCGGCGGCATGACCACCCACAATATTGTGATGGCAAGTATTTCGGAGCTATTTCCGAATCCGGCCGAAGCTGGTCAGATTACTCTTCCCGACATCGGTGCTGCGCACATGTATGTTCGGGCAGTCGCGCCGCAGAGCAACAAGGTCATCGTGAGCGGCTACATCGATTGGGAGAGAGATCTGACCGTCAGGATCAGCCTGCTCGTCGCCTGAGTTGATGCCGAAACTCACCCGCCATACTGTCGCCGGTCACGGACCTCGCCGTGACCGGCGTCGCTCCGAATCGCGCCTGCCTACTCAATCGGCTTGCACCCTGGCACTTCACGCGCAATGAGTGTCGTTCGAAGATTCGGGCGTTGGACAGATGGTAAGAAAAGAAATCGCCATCGTGGGTGGTGGCCCCGCCGGCCTCATGGCGGCGGAGGTGCTGTCGCGCGCTGGTCACGGGGTGACTATCTACGAGGCGATGCCGACGGTCGGGCGCAAGTTCCTGCTCGCCGGAAAATCCGGCCTCAACATCACGCATGCCGAGGATTATGCGCATTTCGCGACGCGCTTCGGCTCCGCGTCGGACCGATTGCGCCCCGCCCTCGATGCCTTCACGCCGAATGATGTGCGGGATTGGGCAGCCGAGCTCGGCACGGAAACCTTTGTCGGCTCCTCGGGCCGTGTCTTTCCGAAGGTCATGAAGGCCTCCCCACTTCTGCGTGCCTGGCTGCGCAGGTTGGAAGCGCAGGGCGCCAGGCTTCTCACCCGTCATCGCTGGTCGGGTTTCGATGACGCGGGCCATGTCTTCGAGACGCCGGAGGGGCGGAAAGTCGTCCATTGCGACGCCGCCCTGCTGGCGCTCGGCGGGGCGAGCTGGCCGCGGCTCGGCTCCGATGCCGGCTGGCTGGCCTGGCTCCGCGACACGGGTGTCGCGGTCAGCGATTTTCGGCCCGCCAATTGCGGCTTCGACGTCGCCTGGAGCGAGAGCTTTCGTGATCGTTTCGCCGGCGAACCGCTGAAATCGGTCACGGCTTCGTCCGATGCCGGCCTCTTTCCGGGCGAATTCGTGGTAACACGACACGGCATCGAGGGCAGCCTCGTCTACGCCCATGCGTCGAGCCTGCGCGACCGGCTGGAGCACGACCGCGAAGCCACGCTCGTTATTGACCTCGTGCCCGGACGAACAGTCGAACGCCTTGCCCGCGACCTTGAGCGCCAGCATGGCAAGGCAAGTTTCTCCAACCGTCTTCGCAAAGCCGCAGGCCTTGCCGGCGTCAAGTCCGCGCTGGTGCGGGAGGTGGCACCTCATGCCCTTCACGCCGATCCGCATGACCTCGCCAGCCTGATCAAGGCCTTGCCTGTACCGGTTCTAAGACCCCGGCCGATCGCAGAGGCGATTTCGTCTGCGGGCGGCGTCAGCTTCAGCAGCATCAACGACGACTATATGCTCACGGCGCTTCCGGGGGTTTTCGTTGCCGGCGAAATGCTCGACTGGGAAGCGCCGACCGGCGGCTATCTGCTCACCGCCTGCTTTGCCACGGGACGGGCGGCGGCACGCGGGATCGAGGCCTGGCTTCAGCAGTAGCGATTAAGCTGGATCATCTTAAGCTGCGCATCCGCATCGCCAAGGCGAGACCCGCCAAGATGAGAGCAACCCCCGTCACGAATTGGATACCGATCTTGTCGCCGAACATCACTGCAGAGGCGGCGATCCCGAACACGGGCTGGAGGTATTGGACGCTGGCTGCTATGGGCGCGGGTACGTCGCGTAGTATGCTAAGCCACAGGAACAGGCCCGCCACAGTGACGATCAGGCCAAGGTAAGCCGCCGCTCCCAATGCCTCTCCCGTGACCTGAAAGGGTGTGTGATAGGCCTCCCAGCCGGCCCATGGTGCCAGCGCGATAAAGCCAAAGAATGTGCTCCACGTCGCCACCACGACCGTGCCATGCCTGCTCGTGAGTTCCACGCTCCAGACATAGTAAAATGCGACCGCCAGGGCCGAAATCAGCATCCAGATCGGACCGAGGACGGTTGTTGCCGAAGCCCCTGCCTCACCTGCGTTCTCCAAAGCCACCACGACAATACCCGCGAAGGCGGCCGCCACGCCGACCAACTGTAGACGCGATACTGCCTGCTTAAGCCGGATCGTCGCGAAGAACACGATGAACAGCGGGATCGTGGCAGACAGGATGGTACCGACCGAAGCCGACGTGCCTGCCACGCCAAATGTCTGCGTGACCTGTCCTATGCCAATGCCAAGAACACCAAGGATGGCTACCGCAGGCAGAGCTTTCCACGGCAGGGGCTTTTTCCAAAGAAGCAAGAACATCATGAACGGGATCGCAAAGGCGAAACGGATCGCCGTCAAGGTCAGAGGCGGCATCGTGATCAATCCCAGCTTCGTGACCGGGATCGACAGACCCCACATCAACGCGAGCAGCAGCATCGCTCCGAAATTCATAAGCGTAACCGGACGTGCTGGGACGGCGGCGGCAAGGGAAGTGGGTTCGGTGACGAGCTGGCTCATGGTGCTTCGAAATTGGTGTGGGGATGTGTATCTGCGTCGCATCTAAAGCGTCATAACCCTTGCCGACAAACCATTTATCGTCACAAGATGCGTGAGTAGTATTCACGCATAGGCGCGCCATGACCGATCGACTTCCACCCCTGCAGACCCTGCGTGCCTTCGAGGCGACCGGACGAAGGCTGAGCATGACGCTGGCAGCGGAGGAGTTGCATGTCACGCACGGTGCAGTAAGTCGGCAGATCAGGGCGCTGGAGGATCATCTCGGCGTCCAGCTCTTCCGTCGGATGACCCGCAGAATTGAGTTCAGCGATGAAGGCTCCGCGTTCTTCACCGTCGTCACGCGGCTGCTCTCTGAACTCGCACGCGAGGCGGAGAACATCCGCCGCAGGAACGATGTCGCACGGCTTGTAGTAAGTTCTGGCGTCTCGTTCGCAAGCAAGTGGCTGACCCCGCGCCTGCATCGTCTGATGGCCTGCCACCCGGACTATGATGTCCACCTCGAAGTAACCGATGTCGACATCGCCTTCTCCAAATCGCGGGCGGACGTGGCAATGCGCTATGGCGATGGTCGATATCCTCATGCCGATGCAGAGCGGATCATGGACGAGACCGTCAGCCCCGTTTGCTCGCCCGAATACCGCGAGCGAATGGGCGGGCTTCGAGCCGCCGAAGACGTGGCTTTATGTCGGCTTATCCATGAGAACGGCATGAAGGCCGACTGGAACCGCTGGTTCGAAATGATGGGTATTCCGGCGCCTCGTGCGCGGGGACCAGGTTATAGTCATGGCAGCATGTCGATTGAGGCGGCAATCCGAGGAGAAGGTGTTGCGCTCGGGCGGA of the Sinorhizobium chiapasense genome contains:
- a CDS encoding ABC transporter ATP-binding protein; the encoded protein is MAELQLRDVRKSFGSFEVIKGVSMDIRAGEFMVFVGPSGCGKSTLLRLISGLEEITSGTLAFDGEIVNRLAPSRRGIAMVFQSYALYPHMTVFDNMAFGMQLAGKDKVQCRNRVEAAAEMLQLTPYLKRLPRQLSGGQRQRVAIGRAIVRDPKVFLFDEPLSNLDAALRVATRLEIAKLHRSMHGTTMIYVTHDQVEAMTLADRICVLRDGLVKQVGTPLELYESPNSIFVAGFIGSPKMNFLTGAFSEPYEAQTIGVRAEHLEIVDDAGQWSGTIVHSEMLGSDSYVYIDIGAGEPLIVRESGTSRHQPGQTVQVSPAADQIHRFDAVGRAIGRTELRGAA
- a CDS encoding carbohydrate ABC transporter permease → MLMTVVKRTAFYALVAVIVVVAVFPFYYAILTSFKSGTALFRVDYWPSTPSLANYQEILTHGSFLRNLGNSLLVATLVVAVSLLLAVTAAFALARVRFRGRGLILLAILSVSMFPQIAVLAGLFELVRWIGIFNTPLALIFSYMIFMLPFTVWVLTTFMRDLPVEIEEAAIVDGASPWVIITRVFVPLMWPALVTTGLLAFIASWNEFLFALTFTSSDMQRTVPVAIALLSGGSQFEVPWGNIMAASVIVTVPLVVLVLIFQRRIISGLTAGGVKG
- a CDS encoding carbohydrate ABC transporter permease — protein: MTELSLSGSPSAIAGKRIGSDLQAQRLRSAWIFLAPTFLVLAMVAGWPLVRTIYFSFTNASLTNLSAAEFVGLQNYLSWVTLKSGRTIFRGLLADPAWWNAVWNTLRFTVISVSIETVLGLIVALVLNAQFPGRGLVRAAILIPWAIPTIVSAKMWAWMLNDQFGILNDILIGLGLISQKIAWTASPDTAMIAVLIVDVWKTTPFMALLILAGLQMVPGEIYEATKIDGVHPVKVFWRITLPLIRPALMVAVIFRMLDALRIFDLIYVLTPNNTQTKTMSVLARENLFDFDKFAYGAAASTMLFLIIAAITVLYMWFGRVNLEGER
- a CDS encoding ABC transporter substrate-binding protein yields the protein MKPIVRTLIFCATIAGAADLAAAAEISMAANSTGKNLSFLREQIAKFEKDTGHKVNLVTMPPSSSEQFSQYRLWLAAGNKDVDVYQTDVIWAPQLADQFVDLTEVTKDVAGAHFPSIIQSQTVNGKLVALPFYTDAPALYYRKDLLDKYGKKPPETWDELAATAKEIQDKERAAGNPDIWGFVFQGNAYEGLTCNALEWIKSSGGGQIVEADGTISVNNEKAAAALERVKGWIGTISPSGVLAYQEEESRGVWQTGNAVFMRNWPYAYALGNGDDSAVKGKFDVKPLPTATDGDQPSSTLGGWNLAVSKYSDEQEASIAFVKFLGSPEVQKARAIQLSNLPTIAALYDDKEVAAAQPFMPNWKPIFQDAVPRPSAVAKVKYNEVSSKFWSAVHNTLSGNGTAAENLELLEVDLTELQGDGW
- a CDS encoding substrate-binding domain-containing protein; this encodes MKLKEFAKQLGLSPTTVSRALSGYPEVSEKTRKRVAEEAVRLGYRPNVNAVRLVTGRAGAIGVVMGRSGEFQFSEYMSGMAERLDSEDIDILVSPIAEQGGKDESQLYSRLATSGRVDAVIIHSPKPDDERIALLHRLGMPFLVHGRSETAVPHAWLDIDNEGAIRRATSHLIDLGHRRIAMINGRAGLTFSLHRDKGYRKALEQRGIQFDPRLVAHGHFTDELGFRFARSFLEQSPRPTAFVAGSMMTALGVYRAVRSFGLVVGRDISVIAHDDVFPYLTADNMAPSLSTTRSSLRAAGARSADLVLQLLSGRPAAEIHELWPVELILRESTGPVPEAQA
- a CDS encoding BaiN/RdsA family NAD(P)/FAD-dependent oxidoreductase, which codes for MVRKEIAIVGGGPAGLMAAEVLSRAGHGVTIYEAMPTVGRKFLLAGKSGLNITHAEDYAHFATRFGSASDRLRPALDAFTPNDVRDWAAELGTETFVGSSGRVFPKVMKASPLLRAWLRRLEAQGARLLTRHRWSGFDDAGHVFETPEGRKVVHCDAALLALGGASWPRLGSDAGWLAWLRDTGVAVSDFRPANCGFDVAWSESFRDRFAGEPLKSVTASSDAGLFPGEFVVTRHGIEGSLVYAHASSLRDRLEHDREATLVIDLVPGRTVERLARDLERQHGKASFSNRLRKAAGLAGVKSALVREVAPHALHADPHDLASLIKALPVPVLRPRPIAEAISSAGGVSFSSINDDYMLTALPGVFVAGEMLDWEAPTGGYLLTACFATGRAAARGIEAWLQQ
- a CDS encoding DMT family transporter: MSQLVTEPTSLAAAVPARPVTLMNFGAMLLLALMWGLSIPVTKLGLITMPPLTLTAIRFAFAIPFMMFLLLWKKPLPWKALPAVAILGVLGIGIGQVTQTFGVAGTSASVGTILSATIPLFIVFFATIRLKQAVSRLQLVGVAAAFAGIVVVALENAGEAGASATTVLGPIWMLISALAVAFYYVWSVELTSRHGTVVVATWSTFFGFIALAPWAGWEAYHTPFQVTGEALGAAAYLGLIVTVAGLFLWLSILRDVPAPIAASVQYLQPVFGIAASAVMFGDKIGIQFVTGVALILAGLALAMRMRSLR
- the gcvA gene encoding transcriptional regulator GcvA; protein product: MTDRLPPLQTLRAFEATGRRLSMTLAAEELHVTHGAVSRQIRALEDHLGVQLFRRMTRRIEFSDEGSAFFTVVTRLLSELAREAENIRRRNDVARLVVSSGVSFASKWLTPRLHRLMACHPDYDVHLEVTDVDIAFSKSRADVAMRYGDGRYPHADAERIMDETVSPVCSPEYRERMGGLRAAEDVALCRLIHENGMKADWNRWFEMMGIPAPRARGPGYSHGSMSIEAAIRGEGVALGRSVLVSEDIAAGRLVALFPEAHLDVEYGYDLVYPLGNRDNPKVCAFRDWIAGEVQQFKATVEA